Proteins encoded by one window of Blautia luti:
- the rpe gene encoding ribulose-phosphate 3-epimerase, producing MYQLCPSILSADFNRLGEQIKILENEGIEWLHIDVMDGDFVPSISFGMPVIKSIRKESKLFFDVHLMVSEPERYIRDFVECGADSITVHAEACEDLERTIEQIREAGVKAGVSIKPATPVNDISHMLEDVDMVLIMTVQPGFGGQKYMDECTEKIREVRELIDAEDLNVDIQVDGGINDETMETVMKAGANLLVAGSYVFKGDLASSVRHAKERMNDIIREID from the coding sequence ATGTATCAGTTGTGCCCTTCCATTTTATCGGCAGATTTTAACCGTTTGGGCGAACAGATCAAAATTTTGGAAAACGAAGGGATCGAGTGGCTCCACATTGACGTGATGGATGGAGATTTCGTACCAAGCATTTCCTTCGGTATGCCGGTGATCAAGTCTATCAGAAAAGAATCAAAACTGTTTTTTGATGTACATCTGATGGTATCAGAGCCGGAAAGATACATCAGAGATTTCGTGGAATGCGGAGCGGATTCCATTACCGTTCATGCAGAAGCCTGCGAAGATCTGGAAAGAACCATCGAACAGATTCGTGAAGCAGGAGTGAAGGCGGGAGTATCCATCAAACCGGCCACACCGGTAAATGATATCAGCCATATGCTGGAAGATGTGGACATGGTTCTGATCATGACTGTACAGCCGGGATTCGGCGGTCAGAAATACATGGATGAATGTACAGAGAAGATCCGTGAAGTGAGAGAGCTTATCGATGCTGAGGATCTGAATGTAGATATTCAGGTAGACGGCGGTATTAATGATGAAACCATGGAAACTGTAATGAAGGCAGGTGCCAACCTCCTTGTGGCAGGTTCTTATGTATTTAAGGGAGATCTGGCTTCCAGTGTCAGACATGCAAAAGAGCGGATGAATGACATTATCAGAGAAATTGATTGA
- the mraZ gene encoding division/cell wall cluster transcriptional repressor MraZ: protein MFMGEYNHTIDAKGRLIIPSKFRELLGEEFVLTKGLDGCLSIYPMDEWESFELKLRALPLTNKNARTFSRFFVAGATTCELDRQGRILVPQTLREFAGLEKDVVLTGNLNRIEIWSKEKWSENCNYDDMDSIAESMQDMGIVI, encoded by the coding sequence ATGTTCATGGGTGAGTACAACCATACAATCGACGCGAAGGGGCGTCTGATCATTCCTTCGAAATTCAGAGAACTCTTAGGGGAAGAGTTCGTACTGACTAAGGGACTTGATGGTTGCTTATCCATTTATCCGATGGACGAATGGGAATCCTTTGAACTGAAACTCAGAGCTTTACCACTTACAAACAAAAACGCCAGAACTTTCTCACGATTCTTTGTTGCTGGAGCCACCACATGTGAGCTGGACAGGCAGGGACGTATCCTTGTACCTCAGACACTGCGTGAATTCGCAGGACTGGAGAAGGATGTGGTTCTTACAGGTAATCTGAACAGGATTGAAATATGGAGCAAGGAAAAGTGGAGCGAGAACTGCAATTATGATGACATGGACAGCATTGCGGAGAGTATGCAGGATATGGGCATTGTGATCTGA
- a CDS encoding thiamine diphosphokinase, producing MTDTIIVSGGDIHSDFALDFLKKNIDQAGRKNIKLIAADRGLEFFIKAGILPDTAVGDFDSLSQEGKDFLESKKNEMEIVRLKPEKDDSDTQSAMNLAIGRGAKDIAILGVTGRRVDHLIANFGLLILGQNEGAKISLIDQYNYVTLIPDGTVLKREEQFGRYVSFFSIGGDVDGLTLEGFKYPLRGYHLTAADSGLTVSNEIREKQARVTYTSGQLMMIMSRD from the coding sequence ATGACAGATACGATAATAGTAAGCGGGGGCGACATCCACAGTGATTTTGCCCTCGATTTTTTGAAAAAAAATATAGATCAGGCAGGAAGAAAAAATATAAAACTGATCGCAGCAGACAGAGGTCTGGAATTTTTTATAAAAGCGGGAATCCTTCCGGATACAGCAGTGGGAGATTTTGACAGCCTTTCCCAGGAGGGAAAAGATTTCCTGGAAAGTAAAAAAAATGAGATGGAAATCGTCCGTCTGAAACCGGAAAAAGACGATTCAGATACACAGTCAGCCATGAACCTGGCTATTGGCAGAGGGGCGAAGGACATTGCCATTCTGGGCGTAACCGGACGCAGGGTGGATCACCTGATAGCGAATTTCGGACTGTTGATCCTGGGGCAGAATGAAGGGGCGAAAATATCACTGATCGATCAGTATAATTATGTGACCCTGATCCCGGATGGAACGGTACTGAAACGGGAGGAACAGTTCGGCAGGTATGTTTCGTTTTTTTCCATTGGCGGTGATGTGGATGGCCTGACGCTGGAAGGTTTTAAATACCCTCTCCGGGGTTATCATCTGACAGCAGCGGACAGCGGCCTGACTGTCAGCAATGAGATCAGGGAAAAACAGGCGAGAGTAACTTATACATCAGGCCAGCTTATGATGATCATGTCCAGAGACTGA
- the rsmH gene encoding 16S rRNA (cytosine(1402)-N(4))-methyltransferase RsmH — MEFKHKSVLLEETIQGLNIRPDGIYVDGTLGGAGHAREVCKKLSAKGRFIGIDQDQDAIIAASERLAAYKQATIIRSNYCYMVQELAARDIHKVDGIVLDLGVSSYQLDNEERGFTYRADAPLDMRMDQRQTLTASDIVNQYEEKELYRIIRDYGEDKFAKNIAKHIVAARQIRPITTTGELTEIIRESIPMKMQVKSGHPAKRTFQAIRIELNRELDVLRDSLDGMIDLLDDGGRLCIITFHSLEDRIVKTIFRKNENPCTCPPDFPVCVCGKKSKGKVITRKPILPGEDEMEENPRSKSAKLRIFERVL, encoded by the coding sequence ATGGAATTTAAACACAAATCTGTATTACTGGAAGAAACCATCCAGGGCCTGAACATCAGACCGGACGGAATCTACGTGGACGGCACTTTAGGAGGCGCGGGTCATGCCCGTGAGGTATGTAAAAAACTTTCTGCCAAGGGGAGATTTATTGGCATAGATCAAGACCAGGATGCGATAATTGCTGCGAGTGAGAGGTTAGCCGCCTATAAACAGGCAACGATCATTCGCAGCAATTATTGTTACATGGTACAGGAACTGGCAGCCAGAGACATCCATAAGGTGGATGGGATCGTCCTTGACCTGGGAGTATCCTCCTATCAACTGGATAATGAAGAGAGAGGTTTTACCTATCGTGCAGATGCACCTCTTGACATGCGTATGGATCAGCGCCAGACACTGACAGCCAGTGACATTGTTAATCAGTATGAAGAAAAAGAACTCTATCGTATCATCCGTGATTACGGTGAAGATAAATTTGCGAAAAATATAGCCAAACACATTGTAGCAGCCAGACAGATCAGACCTATCACTACCACAGGTGAGCTGACTGAGATCATCAGGGAATCCATTCCCATGAAGATGCAGGTGAAATCGGGACACCCTGCGAAGAGAACCTTCCAGGCGATCCGTATTGAACTGAACAGGGAACTGGATGTACTCAGAGATTCCCTGGACGGAATGATCGATCTGCTGGACGATGGAGGCAGGCTTTGTATCATCACTTTCCATTCTCTGGAAGACAGGATCGTAAAAACGATTTTCCGTAAAAACGAGAATCCATGTACCTGTCCGCCGGACTTTCCGGTATGTGTATGCGGAAAGAAATCCAAGGGAAAAGTGATCACAAGAAAACCGATTCTTCCAGGGGAGGATGAAATGGAAGAAAATCCGCGTTCCAAGAGCGCGAAACTCAGAATTTTTGAGAGAGTATTGTAA
- a CDS encoding peptidoglycan D,D-transpeptidase FtsI family protein, with protein MSNTGNKRRPRKKPQRKINYNMKRKLVMLFSAVLLALVALTARITYINATSGSKYKKQVLSQAQQKYQSQTLPAKRGDIYDRNGNILATSNKVYNVILDCKTVNSEEDYVEPTINALTEVLGLDENKIRSLLSDDKTKESQYQILTKQLSMDKKKEFEEYESADVDSGLTTAQAEQRANIKGVWFEEDYLRSYPFNDAACDTIGFTLDRDVADVGLEGYYNSTLTGVDGRQYGYINNDSDVEQTIIPANNGKSIQTSIDIGAQQIVEKYVNGFKEAMGAKNIGVIVEDPSTGEIIAMDGGDRYDLNNPRDLSNVYSKEEIKAMNDEETVEALNGMWSNFSVTDAYEPGSVVKPIVMAAALEKGAIQESDTFVCDGSQTFGDTLIKCAVWPDAHGTETLGEVIANSCNDAMMQIGARLGSRQFVKAQSLFNFGTRTGIDLPNEGAGIIHTEDSMGETELACSAFGQGFTCTMIQEINAMCSVINGGYYYQPHLVTKILDSSGSTVKTISPTLLKQTISSQISADIRSYMELSVQQGTSRHSKVQGYSSGGKTGTAEKYPRGNMKYLVSFIGFAPVDDPAVVIYVVVDEPNVDDQANSTYPQYIAQGILSELLPYLNVKPDESEDGTVPETELWEGFKGHLKSATGTDLDSDGNLVDAEGNLIDWDGNRIDQNGYLLDSNGDHILDEEGNYKMSTNLTIGSGSTTADSSEDGVSNPDAPAPPEDDEEDTTQDNNAETDGITNEEAGLE; from the coding sequence TTGAGTAATACAGGAAATAAACGAAGACCAAGAAAAAAACCACAGAGAAAAATAAATTATAATATGAAGAGAAAGCTGGTAATGCTGTTTTCGGCAGTGTTACTGGCTTTAGTCGCATTAACGGCAAGAATTACCTATATTAATGCCACCAGCGGCAGCAAATACAAAAAACAGGTACTAAGCCAGGCACAGCAGAAATATCAGAGCCAGACCCTTCCTGCCAAGCGTGGGGACATATATGACCGGAATGGAAATATCCTGGCAACCAGCAACAAGGTTTATAATGTGATTCTGGACTGTAAAACAGTTAACTCGGAGGAGGATTATGTAGAACCTACCATCAATGCACTGACAGAGGTGCTGGGACTTGATGAAAATAAGATCCGCAGTCTGCTTTCCGATGATAAAACAAAGGAAAGCCAGTATCAGATCCTGACGAAACAGCTGTCCATGGATAAGAAGAAAGAGTTCGAGGAATACGAATCGGCAGATGTGGATTCCGGACTGACGACTGCACAGGCAGAACAACGTGCCAATATCAAAGGCGTGTGGTTTGAGGAAGATTATCTCAGATCCTATCCGTTTAACGATGCAGCCTGTGACACCATCGGGTTCACTCTTGACAGGGATGTGGCAGATGTAGGACTGGAAGGTTATTACAACAGCACACTGACTGGCGTGGATGGCCGACAGTATGGATATATCAATAATGATTCCGATGTGGAACAGACCATCATTCCTGCAAACAACGGCAAGAGCATCCAGACAAGCATTGATATCGGTGCGCAGCAGATCGTAGAGAAATATGTAAACGGTTTCAAAGAAGCCATGGGAGCCAAGAATATCGGTGTGATCGTGGAGGATCCTTCCACAGGAGAGATCATTGCCATGGATGGTGGCGACCGTTATGACCTGAACAATCCAAGAGATCTTTCCAATGTATATTCCAAGGAAGAGATCAAGGCCATGAACGATGAGGAGACAGTAGAGGCACTGAACGGTATGTGGAGCAATTTCAGTGTAACAGATGCCTATGAACCCGGATCAGTAGTAAAACCTATCGTCATGGCAGCAGCACTGGAAAAGGGTGCGATCCAGGAATCTGATACTTTCGTGTGCGATGGTTCACAGACTTTCGGCGATACCCTGATCAAATGTGCGGTATGGCCGGATGCCCACGGAACAGAAACACTGGGAGAGGTGATCGCCAATTCCTGTAATGATGCCATGATGCAGATCGGTGCCAGACTTGGATCCAGACAGTTTGTAAAAGCGCAGAGTCTGTTTAACTTCGGTACCAGAACAGGTATTGACCTTCCAAATGAGGGAGCTGGTATTATCCATACAGAAGATTCCATGGGAGAGACAGAACTTGCATGTTCTGCCTTCGGACAGGGATTTACCTGTACCATGATCCAGGAGATCAATGCCATGTGTTCCGTTATCAATGGAGGCTATTACTATCAGCCGCATCTGGTAACGAAGATATTAGACAGCAGCGGAAGTACGGTGAAAACGATTTCTCCTACACTGTTGAAGCAGACCATTTCCTCACAGATCTCCGCTGATATCAGAAGTTACATGGAACTGAGTGTACAGCAGGGTACCAGCCGCCATTCCAAGGTTCAGGGTTACAGCTCAGGCGGTAAAACAGGTACTGCTGAGAAATACCCACGTGGAAATATGAAATATCTGGTATCCTTTATCGGATTTGCACCGGTGGATGATCCGGCTGTAGTGATCTATGTAGTTGTAGATGAGCCGAATGTAGACGACCAGGCAAACAGTACCTATCCTCAGTACATTGCACAGGGGATTCTTTCTGAGCTTCTTCCGTATCTGAATGTGAAACCGGATGAATCAGAGGACGGCACAGTACCGGAGACGGAATTATGGGAAGGCTTTAAAGGCCATCTGAAAAGTGCTACAGGCACAGATCTGGACAGTGACGGTAATCTGGTGGATGCAGAGGGCAATCTGATCGACTGGGACGGCAACCGTATTGACCAGAACGGATATCTTCTGGATTCCAACGGAGACCACATTCTGGATGAAGAAGGAAATTATAAAATGTCCACGAACCTGACAATAGGTTCCGGAAGTACTACAGCAGATTCTTCGGAGGATGGAGTGTCCAATCCGGATGCACCTGCACCTCCAGAGGATGATGAGGAAGATACCACACAGGATAATAATGCAGAAACAGACGGCATTACCAATGAGGAAGCCGGTCTGGAATAA
- the ychF gene encoding redox-regulated ATPase YchF, with protein sequence MKLGIVGLPNVGKSTLFNSLTKAGAESANYPFCTIDPNVGVVTVPDERLKLLGDFYHSKKVTPAVIEFVDIAGLVKGASKGEGLGNQFLANIREVDAIVHVVRCFEDSNVIHVDGSIDPLRDIETINLELIFSDLEILERRIAKVTKTARMDKEAAKELDFLQKVKAHLEDGKMAITMELENEDEEGWMTTYNLLTWKPVIYAANVAEDDLADDGASNEHVQAVRKYAAEQNSEIFVICAEIEEEISELDDDEKKMFLEDLGLTESGLEKLVKASYHLLGLMSFLTSGEDETRAWTIKIGTKAPQAAGKIHTDFERGFIKAEVVNYKDLLDCGSYAGAREKGLVRMEGKEYVVQDGDVILFRFNV encoded by the coding sequence ATGAAACTGGGAATAGTTGGATTACCAAACGTTGGAAAAAGTACATTATTTAACTCACTGACCAAGGCCGGCGCAGAATCTGCGAACTATCCGTTCTGTACCATCGACCCGAATGTGGGCGTAGTTACAGTACCGGATGAGAGACTGAAACTTCTGGGAGATTTCTATCATTCCAAGAAAGTAACACCTGCTGTTATTGAATTCGTAGATATCGCAGGACTTGTAAAGGGTGCTTCCAAGGGTGAAGGTCTTGGAAACCAGTTCCTGGCAAATATTCGTGAAGTAGATGCGATTGTTCATGTAGTACGCTGCTTCGAGGATTCCAATGTGATCCATGTAGATGGAAGCATTGATCCTCTCCGTGATATTGAGACCATTAACCTGGAGCTGATCTTCTCTGACCTGGAGATCCTGGAGAGAAGAATTGCCAAAGTGACCAAGACAGCACGTATGGATAAAGAAGCTGCCAAGGAACTTGATTTCCTCCAGAAAGTAAAAGCTCATCTGGAAGATGGCAAGATGGCCATCACAATGGAACTTGAGAATGAGGACGAAGAAGGATGGATGACTACTTATAATCTTCTTACCTGGAAACCGGTGATCTATGCAGCCAATGTTGCAGAGGATGACCTGGCAGATGACGGTGCCAGCAATGAGCATGTGCAGGCAGTGCGCAAATATGCTGCAGAGCAGAACAGTGAGATCTTCGTAATCTGTGCTGAGATCGAAGAAGAGATTTCCGAGCTGGATGACGATGAAAAGAAGATGTTCCTGGAAGATCTGGGACTGACAGAATCCGGACTTGAGAAACTGGTGAAAGCAAGCTACCACCTCCTTGGCCTGATGAGCTTCCTCACATCCGGTGAAGATGAAACAAGAGCATGGACCATCAAGATCGGTACCAAAGCTCCACAGGCAGCAGGAAAGATCCATACAGATTTCGAGCGTGGATTTATCAAAGCTGAAGTTGTAAATTATAAGGATCTTCTGGACTGCGGTTCCTATGCTGGTGCCAGAGAGAAAGGTCTTGTAAGAATGGAAGGCAAGGAATACGTGGTACAGGACGGCGATGTGATCTTATTCCGTTTCAACGTATAA
- the lgt gene encoding prolipoprotein diacylglyceryl transferase: MSIRFPGLNLVLEYVPASFTIFGMEFTIYGVLIAIGALLGMGLVVLEAGRNHQDTNKYLDLSIISLAASVIGSRLFYVIFSWGLYQGNPMGIFDLRNGGYVFYGGLLFGILAAVIFCKVVKAPFWEMADNLCLGVLLGQVIGRWGNFFNRESFGEYTSGIQAIQLPLSAVRSGEVSGTMRDNLLTIDGISYIQVQPVFLYESLWCLVILLVLLALRRRKKFQGELFMWYLGAYGAGRFFFEWLRTDKLCIPGTRIGVSLVISAVLFVIFVPSAIVQRVMVKKRDTMRRQRRERIWQEQEEAERKKKKEKEDS, translated from the coding sequence ATGTCGATACGTTTTCCGGGGCTGAATCTGGTGCTGGAATATGTGCCTGCATCATTTACGATCTTCGGAATGGAATTTACAATTTACGGAGTGCTCATCGCCATAGGTGCCCTTCTGGGAATGGGACTTGTGGTGCTGGAGGCAGGAAGGAACCATCAGGATACCAATAAGTATTTGGATCTGTCGATCATTTCACTGGCAGCTTCAGTTATTGGCTCCAGGCTGTTTTATGTGATCTTTTCCTGGGGACTGTATCAGGGTAATCCTATGGGGATCTTTGATCTGAGAAACGGCGGCTATGTTTTCTACGGCGGTCTGCTGTTCGGGATCCTTGCAGCAGTGATCTTCTGCAAGGTTGTGAAAGCTCCTTTCTGGGAAATGGCAGATAACCTGTGTCTGGGAGTACTTCTGGGACAGGTGATCGGACGCTGGGGAAACTTTTTTAACAGAGAATCTTTCGGAGAATACACCAGTGGGATCCAGGCAATACAGCTTCCCCTTTCAGCAGTACGTTCCGGGGAAGTTTCCGGGACAATGAGGGATAATCTCCTGACAATAGACGGAATATCCTATATTCAGGTACAGCCTGTATTTCTTTATGAAAGCCTGTGGTGTCTGGTGATACTTCTGGTACTTCTGGCTCTGCGCAGAAGAAAGAAATTTCAGGGCGAACTGTTCATGTGGTACCTGGGAGCCTATGGCGCAGGACGTTTCTTTTTTGAATGGCTGAGAACTGATAAACTCTGCATTCCCGGAACACGGATCGGCGTTTCTCTGGTGATCTCCGCAGTATTGTTTGTCATCTTTGTGCCGTCAGCTATTGTGCAGAGAGTGATGGTCAAGAAGAGAGACACCATGCGCAGACAGCGCAGGGAACGGATCTGGCAGGAGCAGGAAGAGGCGGAGAGAAAGAAGAAAAAAGAGAAAGAGGATTCATAA
- the rsgA gene encoding ribosome small subunit-dependent GTPase A has protein sequence MQGKIIKGIAGFYYIYAEDHEIYECKAKGIFRKDNQKPLVGDNVEIEVLDIQEKEGSVTAILPRRNSLIRPAVANVDQAFVIFAMENPKPNFMLLDRFLIMMEKQDIPAVVCFNKKDLADSSELEFLYETYTGCGYQVILSSTFQGDGLDEIRQVLKGKTTVVAGPSGVGKSSITNALQENVKMETGEISKKLKRGKHTTRHSQVIPVGEDTYLMDTPGFSSLYLTDMEEQELKDYFPEFRKYEGQCRFQGCRHIHEPGCAVKEALENHKISSLRYEDYLGLYEELKEKRRF, from the coding sequence ATGCAGGGAAAGATCATCAAAGGTATTGCAGGATTTTATTACATCTATGCAGAAGACCATGAGATATATGAATGTAAGGCGAAAGGCATTTTCAGGAAAGATAACCAGAAACCTCTTGTAGGTGATAATGTAGAAATAGAAGTTCTGGATATACAGGAGAAGGAAGGCAGTGTGACTGCCATCCTTCCCCGTAGAAATTCCCTGATCCGTCCGGCAGTTGCCAATGTAGATCAGGCATTTGTGATCTTTGCAATGGAGAATCCCAAACCGAATTTCATGCTTCTGGACCGTTTCCTGATCATGATGGAGAAACAGGATATTCCGGCAGTGGTCTGCTTTAACAAAAAGGACCTGGCAGACAGCAGTGAACTGGAATTTCTGTATGAAACCTATACAGGCTGCGGATATCAGGTGATCCTGTCAAGTACTTTTCAGGGTGACGGGCTGGATGAGATCCGGCAGGTTCTGAAAGGGAAGACCACAGTGGTGGCAGGACCGTCAGGTGTGGGAAAATCTTCCATTACAAATGCACTCCAGGAGAATGTAAAAATGGAAACCGGTGAGATCAGCAAGAAGCTGAAAAGGGGAAAACATACCACCAGACATTCCCAGGTGATCCCTGTAGGCGAAGATACGTATCTTATGGATACTCCCGGATTTTCATCTCTGTATCTGACAGATATGGAAGAACAGGAATTAAAAGATTATTTCCCGGAATTCCGTAAATATGAGGGACAGTGCAGATTCCAGGGATGCAGGCATATCCATGAACCTGGGTGCGCAGTAAAAGAAGCTTTGGAAAACCATAAAATCAGCAGTCTCAGATACGAGGATTATCTTGGGCTGTATGAAGAATTAAAAGAGAAAAGGAGATTCTAA